A stretch of Methanosphaerula palustris E1-9c DNA encodes these proteins:
- a CDS encoding DUF475 domain-containing protein: MDILSILVVIGGLVLFETVSSIDNAIINAEVLSSMGEKARRWFLVWGLLIAVFVVRGLLPWLIVWMATPSLGPIQAFTAMFSSDPMVLEAIERSSPILLIAGGTFLLFLFFNWLFVEHKHYGLRGERFIQSKGVWFYAVISLLLTGIVWFALKTDPMMAFGAVVGSTAFFIVNGFKQNAEVQEKRLSGGHLTDLSKLFYLEVIDATFSIDGVVGAFAFTLLVPLIMIGNGIGALVVRELTIGNIDRIRRYPLLKNGAMYSILFLGGIMVLDAFGIKSPSWLSPLITFIVVGFFLYRSIQWNRAAEVIP; the protein is encoded by the coding sequence ATGGATATTCTGAGTATTCTCGTCGTTATCGGTGGGCTGGTCCTCTTTGAGACCGTCAGCAGTATCGATAATGCAATCATCAATGCAGAGGTGCTCTCTTCGATGGGGGAGAAGGCCCGACGCTGGTTCCTGGTCTGGGGTCTGCTCATCGCGGTCTTTGTGGTCAGGGGACTGCTCCCCTGGTTGATCGTCTGGATGGCAACTCCCTCGCTCGGGCCGATTCAGGCCTTCACCGCGATGTTCAGCAGCGATCCGATGGTCCTCGAGGCGATCGAACGATCCTCTCCGATCCTGTTGATCGCCGGAGGGACATTCCTGCTCTTCCTCTTCTTCAACTGGCTCTTCGTCGAGCATAAGCACTATGGGCTCCGGGGCGAGCGGTTCATCCAGAGCAAGGGGGTCTGGTTCTATGCGGTTATCTCCCTCCTCCTCACCGGGATCGTCTGGTTCGCCCTGAAAACAGATCCGATGATGGCCTTTGGTGCCGTCGTGGGGTCGACTGCGTTCTTCATCGTGAACGGGTTCAAACAGAATGCCGAGGTGCAGGAGAAGCGGCTGAGTGGCGGTCACCTGACCGATCTGAGCAAACTCTTCTACCTCGAGGTGATCGATGCCACCTTCTCGATCGATGGGGTGGTCGGGGCCTTCGCCTTCACCCTCCTGGTCCCGCTGATCATGATCGGAAACGGGATCGGAGCGCTGGTGGTGCGTGAACTGACGATTGGAAACATCGATCGGATCAGGCGGTACCCGCTCCTAAAGAATGGTGCCATGTACTCGATCCTCTTCCTCGGGGGGATCATGGTACTGGATGCGTTCGGCATCAAATCCCCATCCTGGCTCTCTCCACTGATCACATTCATCGTGGTCGGGTTCTTCCTGTACCGATCGATTCAGTGGAATAGGGCTGCTGAGGTTATCCCCTGA
- a CDS encoding bifunctional hexulose-6-phosphate synthase/ribonuclease regulator: protein MTRPILQVALDLLELPRALAIADEAVQGGADWIEAGTPLIKSEGMEAVRALRDRFPTHPIVADMKIADTGTIEVEMAAKAGASIVCILGDADDVVIREAVRAARLYGIRLMADLINVVDPVGRSAELAGLGVTIINAHVGIDQQMIGRQSIDLLRQIRETTTVQIAVAGGLDAVTAAETVRHGADIVIVGGGIIRSGDVTGAATRVRAAIDNPDLAPKKKKSLDDEIREILMTVSAPNITDAMHRKGSMVGLFSLCGDVKMVGKAVTVQTIAGDWAKPVEAIDHAEAGDVLVINNDSCTHVAPWGELATRSALNRGITGVVIDGAVRDVDDIRKLRFPLFAKATQPNAGEPKGLGEINAEILCGGQYVNPGDWIVGDESGVVVIPAERAYEVARRALEVKKTEERIRAEIERGATLSSISELLKWEKK, encoded by the coding sequence ATGACCAGGCCGATTCTTCAGGTGGCACTCGACCTCCTCGAACTTCCGCGAGCGCTTGCGATCGCAGATGAAGCAGTACAGGGGGGGGCAGACTGGATTGAGGCAGGGACGCCGCTGATCAAGAGCGAGGGAATGGAAGCCGTCAGGGCTTTGCGGGACCGGTTCCCAACGCATCCGATCGTGGCAGATATGAAGATCGCAGACACCGGGACGATTGAGGTCGAGATGGCGGCCAAGGCCGGGGCCAGTATCGTCTGCATCCTCGGGGATGCCGACGACGTGGTGATCAGAGAAGCGGTCAGGGCGGCCAGGCTCTATGGGATCCGACTGATGGCAGACCTGATCAATGTCGTTGACCCGGTCGGACGATCCGCCGAACTGGCCGGCCTTGGGGTCACGATCATCAATGCCCATGTCGGGATCGATCAGCAGATGATCGGACGACAGTCGATCGACCTGCTCAGGCAGATCCGGGAGACGACCACAGTCCAGATCGCAGTGGCCGGCGGACTCGATGCCGTGACTGCGGCCGAGACGGTCAGGCATGGCGCCGATATTGTGATCGTCGGTGGCGGGATCATCAGATCCGGGGACGTGACGGGGGCTGCGACCAGAGTCCGGGCGGCTATCGACAACCCGGATCTGGCCCCCAAGAAAAAGAAGAGTCTGGATGACGAGATCCGGGAGATCCTCATGACCGTCTCGGCACCGAATATCACCGATGCGATGCACCGGAAAGGGTCGATGGTGGGGCTCTTCTCCCTCTGCGGAGATGTGAAGATGGTCGGAAAGGCGGTCACCGTCCAGACGATCGCAGGGGACTGGGCCAAACCGGTCGAAGCGATCGATCATGCAGAGGCCGGCGACGTACTGGTGATCAACAACGATTCCTGCACCCATGTCGCACCCTGGGGGGAACTGGCGACCCGGAGTGCCCTGAACCGCGGGATCACCGGAGTGGTGATCGACGGCGCGGTCAGAGACGTGGACGACATCCGAAAGCTTCGTTTCCCCCTCTTTGCGAAGGCGACCCAGCCGAATGCCGGTGAACCGAAGGGGCTCGGGGAGATCAATGCCGAGATCCTCTGTGGCGGGCAGTACGTCAATCCTGGCGACTGGATCGTCGGGGATGAGAGCGGCGTCGTGGTGATCCCGGCTGAGCGGGCCTACGAGGTGGCCCGCAGGGCGCTGGAGGTGAAGAAGACCGAGGAGCGGATCAGGGCAGAGATCGAGCGGGGAGCTACGCTCTCGTCCATATCAGAACTCTTAAAATGGGAGAAGAAGTAG
- a CDS encoding ACT domain-containing protein: MDQKQYIIRQISIFSENRPGRLAAIAHALEEEKVNIFAFSIAEANGFGVVRALVDHPDRAFTRLTDLGFNVAFTEVIAVAMRDEPGGLFDIATLLGDAGINIEYSYAYSGKDGAVLILRVDQVEQAIEAVLAGKKELLQAKAFS; the protein is encoded by the coding sequence ATGGATCAGAAGCAGTATATCATCAGGCAGATCTCGATCTTTTCAGAGAACCGACCGGGCAGACTGGCAGCGATTGCCCATGCCCTTGAAGAGGAGAAGGTGAACATCTTCGCCTTCAGCATCGCCGAGGCGAACGGCTTTGGGGTGGTGCGGGCGCTGGTCGATCATCCTGACCGTGCCTTCACCCGGCTGACCGATCTCGGCTTCAATGTCGCGTTCACCGAGGTGATCGCGGTCGCGATGCGGGACGAGCCCGGCGGTCTCTTTGATATCGCGACCCTGCTCGGGGATGCCGGGATCAATATCGAGTACTCCTACGCATACAGTGGTAAGGACGGAGCAGTCCTGATCCTCAGGGTCGATCAGGTGGAGCAGGCGATCGAGGCAGTTCTCGCTGGAAAAAAGGAGTTACTCCAGGCGAAAGCCTTCTCCTGA
- a CDS encoding phenylacetate--CoA ligase family protein, with product MKWDPRIEEMPIDEQKRQQYRLLKTLVCRLYAFSPFYHDRMKEAKVHPDDIGSLADVQKLPCMFKRDLRDNYPDRLFTASQEELVRYHVSSGTTGKPTVVGYTAQDLEHWTISLARGLSSCGLGRGDIMQVSYGYGLFTGGLGLHYGAERIGATVLPSSVGNTERQIELMQDLHTTAIACTPSYLLHMGEVAEKMGVSIKNDTDLRVGVLGAEPWSERMRDHMQEWLGIKAYNIYGTSELSGPMFTDCVEQQGVHIWSDLALIEVLDPDTGEVLPCGEKGELTITMLQKEALPMIRYRIGDITSMDDSVCACGRTHPRIDRIQGRVDDMLIIRGINVFPSQIEHTLLSIPEVGGEHFQIIVDRKKNLDTLLLQVELQSGAFSDKINDLMAIRRKVEYRLKNALNVAAEVELVEPGSLPRFEGKAKRVIDKRVL from the coding sequence ATGAAGTGGGATCCGCGGATCGAGGAGATGCCGATAGATGAGCAAAAGCGGCAGCAGTACCGGCTGCTCAAGACCCTGGTCTGCCGACTGTATGCCTTCTCCCCGTTCTACCATGATCGGATGAAGGAGGCGAAGGTTCACCCGGACGATATCGGATCCCTCGCTGACGTGCAGAAACTCCCGTGCATGTTCAAGCGTGACCTGCGCGATAACTATCCCGACCGGCTCTTCACGGCCTCACAGGAGGAACTGGTCCGTTATCATGTCTCCTCAGGGACCACCGGTAAGCCGACGGTCGTCGGTTATACCGCCCAGGACCTCGAGCACTGGACCATCTCGCTGGCACGCGGGCTCTCCTCCTGCGGTCTCGGGCGCGGCGACATCATGCAGGTCTCGTACGGCTACGGCCTCTTCACCGGGGGCCTCGGTCTCCACTATGGGGCTGAGCGGATCGGTGCGACCGTCCTTCCGAGCAGCGTCGGCAACACCGAGCGGCAGATCGAACTGATGCAGGATCTCCACACCACGGCGATCGCCTGCACCCCGTCGTACCTGCTCCACATGGGGGAGGTCGCCGAGAAGATGGGGGTCAGTATCAAGAACGATACCGACCTGAGGGTCGGGGTCCTCGGCGCCGAGCCCTGGTCTGAACGGATGCGCGACCACATGCAGGAGTGGCTCGGGATCAAGGCCTACAACATCTATGGGACCAGTGAACTCTCGGGGCCGATGTTCACCGACTGCGTCGAGCAGCAGGGGGTTCATATCTGGAGCGATCTGGCCCTGATCGAGGTGCTCGATCCTGATACCGGGGAGGTGCTCCCCTGTGGGGAGAAGGGCGAACTGACGATCACGATGCTCCAGAAGGAGGCGCTCCCGATGATTCGGTATCGGATCGGGGACATCACCTCGATGGACGACTCGGTCTGTGCTTGCGGCCGGACCCATCCGCGGATCGACCGGATCCAGGGGAGGGTCGACGATATGCTGATCATCCGCGGGATCAATGTCTTCCCGTCGCAGATCGAGCACACGCTCCTCTCCATCCCCGAGGTCGGGGGGGAGCACTTCCAGATCATCGTCGACCGGAAGAAGAACCTGGACACGCTGCTGCTGCAGGTCGAACTGCAGAGCGGGGCGTTCAGCGACAAGATCAACGACCTGATGGCGATCCGGCGGAAGGTCGAGTACAGGCTGAAGAACGCATTGAACGTGGCAGCGGAGGTCGAACTGGTCGAGCCCGGCTCGCTGCCCAGGTTTGAAGGAAAAGCCAAGCGGGTCATCGACAAGAGGGTGTTATAG
- a CDS encoding phenylacetate--CoA ligase family protein, translated as MFWNKSVETMGPAELASHQLKKLKETVQQVQKIPFYRARFEEAGLRPEAIQSLDDLQKIPFTKKQDLRGGYPFGFLAVPLSKVVRIHATSGTTGKPTVVGYTRNDLETWSDLIARNLTMIGLGEGDVFQNSVNYGLFTGGLGLHAGAEKAGLTVVPAGTGNTRRQIEMIRDFGVTAIHCTPGYALHIAEVAEEMGVTLDSLKTGIFGAESWSETMRRELEDRLELSAYDSYGMSELFGPGVAFECPEKDGLHIWHDSYLVEIIDPKTGEVLGPEERGEMVVTPLVKEAMPLLRYRTGDITMLMEDGCVCGRMKKIARITGRSDDMLIIRGINVFPSQIEDVLLGLPEVGDQFMVYVDRKNHLDEMTIEVEMSREYFSGELQDLARIQKRVMGVLKDTLELRTTVRLVEPGSLPRFEGKTKRVIDRRGDLI; from the coding sequence ATGTTCTGGAATAAGTCTGTAGAGACGATGGGGCCGGCAGAACTCGCCTCGCATCAGCTCAAGAAGTTGAAGGAGACGGTACAGCAGGTCCAGAAGATACCATTTTACCGTGCCAGGTTCGAAGAGGCCGGGCTTCGGCCGGAGGCGATCCAGTCACTTGATGACCTGCAGAAGATCCCGTTCACGAAAAAGCAGGACCTCCGTGGGGGGTACCCGTTCGGATTCCTCGCCGTCCCTCTCAGTAAGGTTGTTCGGATCCATGCCACCTCCGGCACCACCGGGAAACCGACGGTCGTCGGGTATACTCGCAACGACCTGGAAACCTGGTCTGACCTGATCGCACGAAACCTGACGATGATCGGCCTTGGGGAGGGTGACGTCTTTCAGAACTCGGTCAACTACGGTCTCTTTACGGGAGGTCTCGGTCTCCATGCCGGGGCCGAGAAGGCAGGGTTGACGGTGGTCCCGGCCGGCACCGGGAATACCCGGCGACAGATCGAGATGATCCGTGACTTCGGCGTGACCGCGATCCACTGCACCCCGGGGTATGCACTGCATATCGCTGAGGTGGCTGAGGAGATGGGGGTCACCCTCGACTCGCTCAAGACCGGGATCTTTGGGGCCGAGTCCTGGTCCGAGACGATGCGCCGGGAGCTTGAGGATCGCCTCGAACTCTCGGCCTATGACTCCTATGGGATGAGCGAACTCTTCGGGCCGGGAGTGGCCTTTGAATGCCCGGAGAAGGATGGGCTCCACATCTGGCATGACAGTTACCTCGTCGAGATCATCGACCCGAAGACAGGGGAGGTGCTCGGCCCGGAGGAGCGGGGCGAGATGGTGGTGACCCCACTCGTCAAGGAGGCGATGCCTCTCCTCAGATATCGGACCGGGGATATCACGATGCTGATGGAGGACGGGTGCGTCTGCGGCCGGATGAAGAAGATCGCCCGGATCACCGGCAGGAGTGACGACATGCTGATCATCCGCGGGATCAATGTCTTTCCGTCCCAGATCGAGGACGTGCTGCTCGGACTGCCTGAGGTGGGGGATCAGTTCATGGTCTATGTCGACCGGAAGAACCATCTCGATGAGATGACAATCGAGGTGGAGATGAGCCGGGAGTACTTCAGCGGGGAGCTGCAGGACCTCGCCAGGATCCAGAAGCGGGTGATGGGTGTCCTTAAGGATACGCTCGAGTTGAGGACCACGGTCAGGCTGGTCGAGCCCGGGTCGCTTCCCCGTTTCGAGGGGAAGACGAAACGGGTGATCGATCGGCGGGGGGATCTGATATGA
- a CDS encoding AMP phosphorylase, with protein MKYSAKILDIADRGVLLNASDARMVGVLEGDRVQIMNHASGLSTPAVVDITTTMIPVGVIGIYGLTNRTLLLVDGTEVEVWEAKKPLALDLIKKKMNHEKLTKDDTRQIIQDIVNDSLSQAELSAYVTACYINGLDMDEVEYLTHAMVESGDRLKFSNHPIVDKHSVGGVPGNKISLLIVPIIAASGLKIPKTSSRAITGAAGTADLMEVLAPVEFSAVEVQQMTEKVGGVIVWGGATNIAPADDKIIVVEYPFKIDARGQMLASVMAKKFAVGADLVVIDIPVGSSTKVPDMAEGRKMAREFIELGERLGIRVECALTYGDSPVGRTIGPNLEVREALAILEGGDEPRSLIQKSLSLAGIALEMSGKAAKGQGYQMAEEILRSGKALRKLRQIIEIQGGDPAVTSESIKPGEFEFVVNAQNTGYIIELNNRALVSLARIAGAPHDHGAGLLLHAKKGEQVNAGDPIFTIYADRDWRLKMAVEEGRRLMPVIVEGMLLDRIPSEYRGQV; from the coding sequence ATGAAGTATTCTGCAAAGATTCTGGATATCGCCGACCGCGGGGTTCTCTTGAACGCCTCTGATGCGCGGATGGTCGGTGTTCTCGAAGGCGATCGAGTGCAGATCATGAACCATGCCAGTGGGCTATCAACTCCGGCTGTGGTGGATATCACCACGACGATGATCCCTGTTGGAGTGATTGGCATCTATGGACTCACCAACAGGACCCTTTTGTTGGTCGATGGAACTGAGGTCGAGGTCTGGGAGGCGAAGAAGCCGCTCGCCCTTGACCTGATCAAGAAGAAGATGAACCATGAGAAATTGACCAAGGATGATACACGTCAGATCATCCAGGATATCGTCAACGATTCTCTCTCCCAGGCTGAACTATCAGCCTATGTGACCGCCTGTTACATCAATGGTCTCGATATGGATGAGGTCGAGTACCTGACCCACGCGATGGTCGAGTCGGGGGACCGGCTGAAGTTCAGTAACCACCCAATTGTGGACAAGCATTCGGTCGGTGGCGTCCCGGGCAACAAGATCTCCCTGCTGATCGTCCCGATCATCGCGGCCAGCGGGCTGAAGATCCCAAAGACCAGTTCCCGGGCGATCACCGGGGCTGCAGGGACGGCCGATCTGATGGAGGTGCTGGCGCCGGTGGAGTTCTCTGCGGTTGAGGTTCAGCAGATGACCGAAAAGGTCGGCGGGGTGATCGTCTGGGGGGGTGCGACCAACATCGCTCCAGCCGACGATAAGATCATCGTCGTCGAGTACCCGTTCAAGATCGACGCCCGCGGGCAGATGCTCGCCTCGGTGATGGCGAAGAAGTTCGCGGTCGGTGCCGATCTGGTGGTGATCGACATACCAGTTGGATCCTCGACCAAGGTCCCTGATATGGCGGAGGGGAGGAAGATGGCCCGGGAGTTCATCGAGCTCGGTGAGCGGCTCGGGATCCGGGTGGAGTGCGCCCTGACCTATGGAGATTCCCCGGTCGGACGGACGATCGGGCCGAACCTCGAGGTGCGGGAGGCGCTGGCCATCCTCGAGGGCGGAGATGAGCCCAGGTCGTTGATCCAGAAGAGCCTCTCGCTGGCAGGGATCGCGCTGGAGATGTCCGGTAAGGCCGCAAAGGGGCAGGGGTACCAGATGGCAGAAGAGATTCTGCGGAGCGGAAAAGCGCTTCGGAAGCTCCGCCAGATCATCGAGATCCAGGGGGGGGACCCGGCCGTCACGTCGGAGAGCATCAAACCCGGGGAGTTCGAATTCGTTGTGAACGCTCAGAACACTGGGTACATCATCGAGTTGAACAATCGGGCGCTGGTCAGCCTCGCCCGAATCGCCGGCGCTCCGCACGATCATGGTGCCGGCCTCCTCCTCCATGCGAAGAAAGGGGAGCAGGTGAACGCTGGAGACCCGATCTTTACGATCTATGCCGATCGCGACTGGAGGCTGAAGATGGCCGTCGAAGAGGGGCGCCGGCTGATGCCGGTGATCGTCGAGGGAATGCTCCTCGATCGAATCCCGTCTGAGTATCGGGGGCAGGTCTGA
- a CDS encoding GDP-L-fucose synthase family protein: protein MSFWQDKRILVTGGAGFLGSHVVDQLKRKGVQQENIRIPRSRDADLRRWDDCVKAVSDIDLIIHLAARVGGIGYNMGHPAELFYDNLMMGVQLVEAARLAGVGKCVLIGTVCAYPKFTPVPFSEDAIWDGYPEETNAPYGLAKKMLLVQSQAYRQQYGFNSVYLLPVNLYGPGDNFNPESSHVIPALIKKFVEAVQEDRDVVEVWGTGQASREFLYVDDAARGIVLAAERYNEPAPVNLGAHQEISIKDLVTLIADLTGFKGSIHWDTSKPDGQPRRCLDVSRAEKAFGFHAEVGFEQGLRETIAWYRAQAKKI, encoded by the coding sequence ATGAGTTTCTGGCAGGATAAGAGGATCCTGGTGACCGGCGGAGCAGGCTTTCTTGGTTCGCATGTGGTCGACCAGCTGAAGCGGAAAGGAGTACAGCAGGAGAATATCCGGATTCCCCGGAGCAGGGATGCTGACCTCCGTCGATGGGATGACTGTGTCAAGGCGGTCTCGGATATCGATCTGATCATCCACCTGGCTGCACGGGTTGGTGGGATTGGGTACAACATGGGTCACCCTGCTGAACTGTTCTATGATAACCTGATGATGGGGGTGCAACTGGTCGAAGCTGCGAGACTGGCCGGGGTTGGCAAGTGTGTGCTGATCGGCACGGTCTGCGCATATCCGAAGTTCACCCCGGTTCCGTTCTCTGAGGATGCGATCTGGGACGGATATCCCGAGGAGACGAATGCACCCTACGGGCTGGCCAAGAAGATGCTGCTGGTCCAGTCGCAGGCCTATCGGCAGCAGTATGGGTTCAACTCGGTCTACCTGCTGCCGGTGAACCTGTACGGTCCTGGGGACAACTTCAACCCTGAAAGTTCTCATGTGATCCCAGCGCTGATCAAAAAATTTGTCGAAGCAGTACAGGAGGATCGTGATGTCGTTGAAGTTTGGGGCACCGGTCAGGCATCGCGTGAGTTTTTGTACGTCGACGACGCCGCACGTGGGATCGTGCTCGCCGCTGAGCGGTACAATGAGCCGGCCCCGGTTAACCTCGGAGCCCATCAGGAGATCTCGATCAAGGATCTGGTCACCCTGATCGCAGACCTGACCGGCTTTAAAGGGAGTATCCACTGGGATACCAGCAAACCTGACGGTCAACCGCGTCGGTGCCTCGACGTCAGCCGTGCAGAGAAGGCGTTCGGGTTCCATGCCGAGGTCGGGTTCGAACAGGGACTGCGAGAGACGATCGCCTGGTACCGGGCGCAGGCGAAAAAGATTTAA
- a CDS encoding glycosyltransferase encodes MSRPPLTICWYISDYGFGHASRSIAMIRAITSAMGVRVLVRTGGPASFVRESLPGIAVHVGSNDIGVVLKDRVPEVDRPRTEQALNTWIGGWERYLTDERRFCEEHGVDLIVSDIAPQPFLVAESLGIPGIGVSNFTWHSIFASLFPGHPALDQIQEAYAAADLGLVLPFDDGMEVFSKRRRIGLIAREITESRSVLRRQYGLDEDRIVVYLGPGMDCPDLSPLVIQHLSDAGVTCVVSTAVETRVRNLIRIPAGETESQNYIGMSDLVVAKGGYSTVSEAVRARVPLVLFQRNGFYEDHLFIDTVVAGGIGKEISGDEYRDGAWIADLDRLGDYRDHFDTLGQPYTTDGIAALLSSIVEVIS; translated from the coding sequence TTGAGCAGGCCCCCCCTGACGATCTGCTGGTATATCAGCGACTATGGGTTCGGGCATGCCTCGCGTTCGATCGCGATGATCCGGGCGATCACCTCCGCGATGGGGGTGCGTGTACTGGTACGGACAGGGGGACCTGCCAGTTTCGTCAGAGAGTCTCTCCCTGGTATTGCAGTCCATGTCGGGTCGAACGATATCGGGGTGGTGTTGAAGGACCGGGTTCCAGAAGTGGACCGGCCCCGGACAGAACAGGCCCTCAACACCTGGATTGGTGGCTGGGAACGCTATCTCACCGATGAGCGACGGTTCTGTGAAGAGCACGGTGTCGACCTGATCGTCTCGGATATCGCCCCTCAACCCTTCCTGGTCGCCGAGTCCCTCGGTATCCCGGGGATCGGGGTCTCCAATTTCACCTGGCATTCCATCTTTGCTTCTCTCTTTCCTGGTCACCCGGCCCTCGATCAGATCCAGGAAGCCTATGCTGCCGCTGATCTGGGATTGGTGCTTCCGTTCGATGATGGGATGGAGGTTTTCTCAAAGCGGCGAAGAATAGGGCTTATCGCACGAGAGATCACTGAGTCGCGGTCTGTTCTTCGAAGACAGTATGGGCTCGATGAGGATCGGATCGTGGTCTACCTGGGTCCTGGGATGGACTGCCCGGATCTCTCTCCCCTGGTGATCCAGCATCTATCCGATGCAGGGGTTACCTGTGTGGTCTCCACGGCTGTAGAGACCCGTGTCCGGAATCTGATTCGTATCCCGGCCGGCGAGACCGAATCGCAGAATTATATCGGGATGAGCGATCTGGTCGTAGCCAAGGGCGGGTACAGTACTGTCTCCGAGGCGGTTCGGGCACGGGTTCCGCTGGTTCTTTTTCAGAGGAATGGGTTCTATGAGGATCATCTCTTCATCGATACGGTCGTTGCCGGTGGGATTGGAAAGGAGATCTCTGGGGACGAGTACCGGGATGGGGCCTGGATCGCCGACCTCGACCGGTTGGGTGACTATCGCGATCATTTTGATACGCTCGGGCAACCTTATACAACAGATGGAATTGCAGCGTTATTGTCGAGTATTGTTGAGGTAATATCATGA